A section of the Rhizobium sp. Pop5 genome encodes:
- a CDS encoding helix-turn-helix domain-containing protein: MNPAARSLGDHLREWRQRRRMSQLDLALEADISQRHLSFIESGRATPSREMLLHLAERLDVPLRDRNPLLLAAGFAPVFAERKLDDPALEPARRAIDMVLKGHEPFPAIAIDRHWTLIAANAAITPLLEAVVDRSLLEPPLNVLRLSLHPQGLAPQIANLPEWRAHLLDRLRQQISVSGDPVLEKLLKELLSYPAPESTGETHADHAGIVVPLTLSTKAGLLSLISTTTVFGTPVDITLSELAVESFFPADPETAAILRSLALN; encoded by the coding sequence ATGAACCCGGCCGCCCGCTCTCTCGGAGATCACCTGCGCGAATGGCGCCAGCGCCGCCGTATGAGCCAGCTGGATCTCGCGCTCGAAGCCGATATTTCCCAACGGCACCTGAGCTTCATCGAGAGCGGGCGCGCGACCCCGAGCCGCGAAATGCTGCTGCATCTGGCCGAGCGTCTGGACGTACCGCTCCGCGACCGGAACCCGCTGCTGCTGGCGGCGGGTTTCGCCCCGGTCTTTGCCGAACGCAAGCTGGACGATCCGGCCCTTGAGCCGGCGCGTCGCGCCATCGACATGGTGCTGAAAGGCCACGAACCCTTCCCGGCCATCGCCATCGACCGTCACTGGACCCTTATTGCCGCCAACGCCGCCATCACGCCGCTGCTCGAAGCGGTTGTCGATCGATCGCTGCTGGAGCCACCCCTCAACGTGCTGCGCCTCAGCCTGCATCCGCAGGGCCTTGCCCCTCAGATCGCCAATCTCCCGGAATGGCGCGCCCATCTTCTCGACCGGCTGCGCCAGCAGATATCGGTCTCCGGCGACCCGGTGCTGGAAAAGCTGTTGAAGGAGCTGCTCTCCTACCCCGCGCCCGAATCCACTGGCGAGACCCATGCCGACCATGCCGGCATCGTCGTTCCACTAACGCTGTCGACGAAAGCCGGCCTGCTCTCCCTCATCTCGACAACGACCGTCTTCGGCACGCCTGTGGATATCACCCTGTCGGAACTCGCCGTCGAATCCTTCTTTCCGGCCGATCCGGAAACGGCCGCCATCCTGCGCAGCCTCGCCCTCAACTGA
- a CDS encoding nuclear transport factor 2 family protein, with protein MNDAKTTAERYLAIWNETDATRRRALIAESWAEAATYVDPLMRGEGHEQINSLVEAVQSRFPGFRFDLIGTADGYGDNLRFSWGLGPENGEALIKGTDFAELEDGRLKSVRGFIDQLPEAA; from the coding sequence ATGAACGACGCAAAGACCACCGCCGAGCGCTACCTCGCCATCTGGAACGAGACGGATGCAACGCGCCGCCGCGCTCTCATCGCCGAGAGCTGGGCCGAAGCGGCAACCTATGTCGATCCGCTGATGCGCGGGGAAGGCCATGAGCAGATCAATTCGCTGGTCGAGGCCGTCCAGAGCCGCTTCCCCGGCTTCCGCTTCGATCTGATCGGCACGGCCGATGGCTACGGCGACAACCTGCGCTTCTCCTGGGGCCTCGGCCCTGAGAACGGCGAAGCGCTGATCAAGGGCACGGATTTCGCCGAGCTCGAAGACGGCAGACTGAAATCCGTCCGCGGCTTCATCGACCAGCTGCCGGAAGCCGCCTGA
- the cobO gene encoding cob(I)yrinic acid a,c-diamide adenosyltransferase, which produces MTEEPVVPAEKDDARHAEKMAKKKAARDKIMATKTDEKGLIIVHTGKGKGKSSAAFGMIFRHIAHGKPSAVVQFIKGAMWTGERDLIEKHFSNVCQFHTMGEGFTWETQDRARDVAAAGVAWEKAKELIRDERNSMVLLDEINIALRYDYLDINEVVEFLKTEKPYMTHVVLTGRNAKDELIEIADLVTEMELIKHPFRSGIKGQPGVEF; this is translated from the coding sequence ATGACCGAAGAGCCAGTCGTACCAGCCGAGAAGGACGATGCCCGTCACGCCGAGAAGATGGCGAAGAAGAAGGCCGCGCGTGACAAGATCATGGCGACCAAGACGGATGAGAAGGGCCTGATCATCGTCCATACCGGCAAGGGCAAGGGCAAGTCGTCGGCTGCTTTCGGGATGATTTTCCGCCACATCGCCCATGGCAAGCCTTCGGCTGTCGTGCAGTTCATCAAGGGCGCGATGTGGACGGGCGAGCGCGACCTGATCGAGAAGCATTTCTCCAATGTCTGCCAGTTCCACACGATGGGCGAGGGCTTTACCTGGGAGACGCAGGACCGGGCGCGGGACGTGGCGGCTGCGGGTGTCGCCTGGGAAAAGGCCAAGGAGCTGATCCGCGACGAGCGCAATTCGATGGTGCTGCTCGATGAGATCAACATTGCGCTTCGCTACGACTATCTCGATATCAACGAGGTGGTGGAATTCCTGAAGACCGAGAAGCCCTATATGACGCATGTCGTGTTGACAGGGCGCAACGCCAAGGATGAGCTGATCGAGATTGCCGATCTGGTGACCGAGATGGAACTGATCAAGCATCCCTTCCGCTCCGGAATCAAGGGGCAGCCGGGCGTGGAGTTCTAG
- the cobW gene encoding cobalamin biosynthesis protein CobW, with protein sequence MQQKIPATVITGFLGAGKTTMIRNLLTNAGGKKIALIINEFGDLGVDGDVLKGCGAENCTEDDIIELTNGCICCTVADDFIPTMTKLLERDQRPDHIVIETSGLALPQPLVAAFNWPDIRSEVTVDGVITVVDSAAVAAGRFADDHDAVDARRAEDESLDHESPIEELFEDQLTCADLIVLNKTDLIDADGLGRVKSEVASRIVRKPVMIEARNGEVPASVLLGLGVGTEDDIVNRKSHHELEHEDGEPHDHDEFDSFVVELGAVADTVAFVEKLKGIIAEHDVLRLKGFIDVSDKPMRLQLQAVGARIDQYFDRAWAPGEARSTRLVVIGLHEMDQDAVRKAIEALV encoded by the coding sequence ATGCAGCAGAAAATTCCCGCAACCGTCATCACCGGCTTCCTCGGCGCCGGCAAGACGACGATGATCCGCAACCTGCTTACCAATGCCGGCGGCAAGAAGATCGCACTCATCATCAACGAATTCGGCGATCTCGGCGTCGATGGCGATGTGCTGAAGGGCTGCGGGGCGGAGAACTGCACCGAGGACGATATTATCGAGCTCACCAATGGCTGCATCTGCTGCACGGTGGCCGACGATTTCATCCCGACCATGACCAAGCTTCTGGAGCGCGACCAGCGCCCCGATCACATCGTCATCGAAACCTCGGGACTTGCGCTGCCGCAGCCGCTGGTGGCCGCCTTCAACTGGCCTGATATCCGCAGCGAAGTTACCGTCGACGGCGTTATCACCGTCGTCGACAGCGCGGCTGTTGCCGCCGGCCGTTTTGCCGACGACCACGATGCCGTCGATGCGCGCCGCGCCGAGGATGAATCGCTCGATCATGAAAGCCCGATCGAAGAACTTTTCGAGGATCAGCTGACCTGCGCCGACCTGATCGTGCTGAACAAGACCGATCTCATCGACGCCGACGGGCTCGGCCGCGTGAAGAGCGAGGTCGCCTCGCGCATTGTCCGCAAGCCCGTGATGATCGAGGCCCGGAATGGCGAGGTGCCGGCAAGCGTGCTGCTCGGCCTCGGTGTCGGCACCGAAGACGATATCGTCAACCGCAAGTCCCATCACGAGCTGGAGCATGAGGATGGCGAGCCGCATGATCACGACGAATTCGACAGTTTCGTCGTCGAACTTGGCGCGGTCGCCGATACGGTAGCATTCGTCGAGAAGCTGAAGGGCATCATCGCCGAGCATGATGTGCTGCGCCTCAAGGGCTTCATCGATGTCTCCGACAAGCCCATGCGCCTGCAGCTGCAGGCCGTGGGTGCCCGCATCGACCAGTATTTCGACCGCGCCTGGGCGCCGGGTGAAGCCCGCAGCACCCGCCTCGTCGTCATCGGCCTGCACGAGATGGATCAGGACGCGGTGCGCAAGGCGATCGAAGCGCTCGTCTGA
- the cobN gene encoding cobaltochelatase subunit CobN, translating to MHLLLAQQGTISDGDEAIDLGQSPGDILFLSAADTELAAIAAAHAGGMAGYSLRLASLMSLKHPMSVDTYVERTARHAKLIIVRALGGASYFHYALEALHAVAARSGALIAVLPGDSKPDAGLTPFSNVALEDLNALWAYLIEGGDANARGFLAYAAAMLSGEEKPAPAAPLMKAGIWWPERGLIGVEEWERLVSGVPTAEVRFELTERPTVAIAFYRALVQSGETKPVEALVEALQAEGLRPLPVFAYSLKDPVSKGILESIFADLKPDVVINTTGFAVSAPGADREPTVLEANDAVVLQTIFSASSREAWAASSQGLSARDLGMNVALPEVDGRVLSRAVSFKSAARYDAAVEANIVSSEPDAGRMAYVADLAANWARLRQRPPAERRVALVLANYPNRDGRLGNGVGLDTPAGTIEVMRAMTEAGYPIADIPADGDALMRHLMAGPTNSGFDGKVVRERLSLSRYRSFFASLPSQIQDEVTARWGDPEADPYMRDGAFALPFARFGGLLVGIQPARGYNIDPKESYHSPDLVPPHGYFAFYAFLREEFGADAVIHMGKHGNLEWLPGKALALSEACYPEAILGPLPHLYPFIVNDPGEGTQAKRRTAAVIIDHLTPPLTRAESYGPLKDLEALVDEYYEASGGDPRRIRLLSRQILELVTDIGLDRDAGIAKGESEGEALKKLDAYLCDLKEMQIRDGLHVFGVSPEGRLLTDLTVALARVPRGLGEGGDASLQRSIAGDVLAFPLLPSGEKMSVRTDEEASDVRSERLSAGEAESVAPSSDPSGHLLPAGEKGSRALQCPFDPLDCDMAAPWAGPRPPILIDLLDAPWRTNGDTVERIELLAAKLVSGELECPTLWSQTKAVLDEIEARLKPSILASGPAEITSLLRGLDGRFVPPGPSGAPTRGRPDVLPTGRNFYSVDSRAVPTPAAYELGKKSAELLIRRYVQDHGEWPVSFGLTAWGTSNMRTGGDDIAQALALIGVKPVWDMASRRVTGYEIIPPAMLRRPRVDVTLRISGFFRDAFPEQIALFDKAIRAVGALDEDAADNPIAGRMRGEAARLAAAGLDEKAAAKRAGYRIFGSKPGAYGAGLQALIDEKDWERRADLAEAYLVWGSYAYGAGEEGRAERGVFEERLRSIQAVVQNQDNREHDLLDSDDYYQFEGGMAAAAEELGGVRPAIYHNDHSRPEKPVIRSLEEEIGRVVRGRVVNPKWIEGVMRHGYKGAFEIAATVDYLFAFAATTGAVGNHHFEAVYQAFVGDPKVRDFMAEKNPAALSEMKERLMEAIERGLWTPLSNSAQFDLTDINESKKRAGSQP from the coding sequence ATGCATCTGCTTCTGGCCCAGCAGGGAACGATCAGTGACGGGGACGAGGCGATCGACCTCGGCCAGTCGCCGGGCGATATCCTGTTCCTGTCGGCCGCCGACACCGAGCTTGCGGCGATTGCCGCGGCTCATGCCGGTGGGATGGCGGGGTATTCGCTGAGGCTTGCGAGCCTGATGAGCCTGAAGCATCCGATGTCGGTCGATACTTACGTCGAGCGGACCGCGCGGCATGCGAAACTGATCATCGTGCGGGCGCTGGGTGGGGCAAGCTATTTCCACTATGCGCTGGAGGCGCTGCATGCGGTGGCGGCGCGCAGCGGGGCACTGATTGCGGTGCTGCCTGGGGATTCCAAGCCGGATGCCGGGCTGACGCCGTTTTCGAATGTGGCGTTGGAGGATCTGAATGCGTTGTGGGCTTACCTGATCGAGGGCGGGGATGCCAATGCGCGGGGCTTTCTGGCCTATGCGGCGGCAATGCTGTCTGGTGAGGAGAAGCCGGCGCCGGCTGCGCCGTTGATGAAGGCGGGGATCTGGTGGCCGGAGCGGGGGTTGATTGGGGTTGAAGAGTGGGAGAGGCTTGTCTCGGGCGTGCCGACGGCAGAGGTGAGATTCGAACTTACGGAACGCCCCACCGTCGCCATCGCCTTCTACCGCGCCCTCGTCCAAAGCGGCGAAACAAAACCCGTCGAAGCCCTGGTCGAAGCCCTGCAGGCGGAAGGCCTCCGCCCGCTGCCGGTCTTTGCCTACAGCCTCAAGGATCCCGTTTCCAAGGGCATCCTCGAATCCATCTTCGCCGACCTTAAACCCGATGTTGTCATCAATACGACGGGCTTTGCCGTCTCCGCACCGGGCGCCGATCGCGAGCCGACGGTGCTGGAGGCGAATGACGCGGTCGTGCTGCAGACGATCTTTTCGGCCTCGTCGCGGGAGGCATGGGCGGCCTCGTCGCAGGGGCTCTCGGCCCGCGATCTCGGCATGAATGTCGCGCTGCCGGAGGTGGATGGCCGCGTTTTGTCGCGTGCCGTCTCCTTCAAATCGGCCGCCCGTTACGATGCCGCGGTCGAGGCCAATATCGTATCCAGCGAGCCGGATGCCGGGCGCATGGCCTATGTCGCTGATCTTGCCGCCAACTGGGCGCGGCTACGGCAGCGGCCGCCGGCGGAACGGCGTGTTGCGCTTGTCTTGGCGAATTATCCGAACCGGGACGGGCGGCTCGGCAATGGCGTCGGCCTGGATACGCCGGCCGGCACGATCGAGGTGATGCGGGCGATGACGGAGGCCGGTTATCCCATTGCCGATATTCCCGCCGATGGCGATGCGCTCATGCGGCATCTGATGGCGGGGCCGACCAATTCCGGCTTCGATGGCAAGGTGGTGCGCGAGCGGCTTTCCCTGAGTCGATACAGGAGCTTCTTTGCGTCTCTTCCCAGTCAGATTCAGGATGAGGTGACGGCGCGCTGGGGCGATCCCGAGGCTGATCCCTATATGCGGGATGGCGCTTTCGCGCTGCCCTTTGCCCGCTTTGGTGGCCTGCTCGTCGGCATCCAGCCGGCGCGTGGCTATAATATCGATCCGAAGGAGAGCTATCACTCGCCGGATCTCGTGCCGCCGCACGGTTACTTCGCCTTCTATGCCTTTTTGCGCGAAGAGTTCGGCGCCGATGCCGTCATTCACATGGGCAAGCACGGCAATCTGGAATGGCTGCCGGGCAAGGCGCTGGCGCTGTCGGAAGCCTGTTATCCCGAGGCTATTCTTGGGCCGCTGCCGCATCTTTATCCTTTCATCGTCAATGATCCCGGCGAGGGTACGCAGGCCAAGCGCCGCACGGCCGCCGTCATCATCGATCATCTGACGCCGCCTTTGACGCGGGCCGAAAGCTACGGGCCGCTTAAGGACCTGGAGGCGCTGGTCGATGAATATTACGAAGCCTCGGGCGGTGATCCCAGGCGTATCCGGTTGCTGTCCCGGCAAATCCTCGAGCTTGTTACCGATATCGGGCTGGACCGTGACGCGGGGATTGCGAAAGGCGAGAGTGAAGGCGAGGCGCTGAAGAAGCTCGATGCCTATCTTTGCGATCTCAAGGAGATGCAGATCCGGGATGGGCTGCATGTGTTCGGGGTGTCGCCCGAGGGGCGGCTGCTGACGGATCTCACCGTGGCCCTGGCGCGGGTGCCGCGCGGGCTGGGTGAGGGTGGAGATGCGAGTTTGCAGCGGTCGATTGCGGGGGATGTGTTGGCTTTCCCCCTTCTCCCCAGCGGGGAGAAGATGTCCGTCAGGACAGATGAGGAGGCGAGCGACGTCAGGAGCGAGCGGCTGAGCGCAGGCGAAGCCGAGTCTGTGGCCCCCTCATCCGACCCTTCGGGCCACCTTCTCCCCGCTGGGGAGAAGGGGAGTCGCGCACTTCAGTGTCCCTTCGATCCTCTCGACTGCGACATGGCCGCCCCTTGGGCTGGCCCAAGGCCGCCAATCCTTATCGACCTCCTCGACGCCCCCTGGCGCACGAACGGCGACACCGTCGAGCGCATCGAGCTGCTCGCCGCCAAGCTCGTTTCCGGGGAATTGGAATGCCCAACCCTCTGGTCCCAAACCAAAGCCGTGTTGGATGAAATCGAGGCCCGCTTGAAACCCTCCATCCTTGCCAGCGGCCCGGCGGAGATTACCAGTCTGCTGCGCGGTCTCGATGGCCGTTTCGTGCCGCCTGGCCCCTCCGGCGCGCCGACGCGCGGGCGGCCGGACGTCTTGCCGACGGGGCGGAATTTCTATTCGGTGGACAGCCGGGCAGTGCCGACACCGGCGGCTTATGAGCTTGGGAAAAAATCCGCGGAATTGCTGATCCGCCGCTACGTGCAGGATCACGGGGAGTGGCCCGTCTCCTTCGGGTTGACGGCCTGGGGCACCTCCAACATGCGTACCGGCGGCGACGATATTGCCCAGGCTTTGGCGCTGATCGGGGTCAAGCCGGTGTGGGACATGGCTTCGCGGCGCGTCACCGGCTACGAGATCATTCCGCCCGCCATGCTGCGGCGGCCGCGGGTGGATGTGACGCTGCGCATATCCGGCTTCTTCCGCGATGCCTTCCCGGAGCAGATCGCGCTGTTCGACAAGGCGATCCGTGCCGTCGGAGCTTTGGACGAGGATGCGGCTGACAATCCGATTGCCGGGCGCATGCGCGGCGAGGCGGCGCGGCTGGCCGCAGCCGGGCTCGACGAGAAGGCCGCGGCAAAGCGGGCGGGGTATCGTATCTTCGGGTCGAAGCCCGGTGCCTATGGCGCTGGCCTGCAGGCGCTGATCGACGAGAAGGACTGGGAGCGGCGGGCCGATCTTGCCGAAGCCTATCTCGTCTGGGGCAGTTATGCCTATGGCGCGGGTGAAGAGGGGCGGGCCGAGCGCGGGGTCTTCGAGGAGCGGCTGCGCTCCATTCAGGCCGTCGTGCAGAACCAGGACAATCGCGAGCACGACCTGCTCGACAGCGATGATTACTACCAGTTCGAAGGCGGCATGGCGGCGGCGGCCGAAGAGCTTGGCGGGGTGCGGCCGGCGATCTACCACAATGATCATTCCAGGCCGGAGAAGCCTGTTATCCGCTCTCTGGAGGAAGAGATCGGGCGCGTGGTGCGCGGGCGCGTCGTCAATCCGAAATGGATCGAGGGCGTCATGCGCCATGGTTATAAGGGCGCTTTCGAGATTGCAGCGACGGTCGATTACCTCTTCGCTTTTGCTGCGACCACCGGTGCTGTCGGCAATCATCATTTCGAGGCGGTTTATCAGGCCTTCGTCGGCGATCCCAAAGTGCGCGATTTCATGGCCGAGAAGAACCCGGCGGCGCTTTCCGAGATGAAGGAGCGGCTGATGGAGGCAATCGAGCGGGGGCTCTGGACGCCGCTCAGCAACTCCGCGCAATTCGATCTCACTGATATCAACGAAAGCAAGAAAAGAGCAGGTAGCCAACCATGA
- the cobU gene encoding bifunctional adenosylcobinamide kinase/adenosylcobinamide-phosphate guanylyltransferase, whose product MSTTFILGGARSGKSRFAENIVTATGLERHYIATGRAWDDEMQARIDQHKADRGPSWTTHEEPLELAERLTAIDGEGRAILVDCLTLWLTNLMMEGRDIIAQSVALAAWLPQAKARLVIVSNEVGLGIVPENRMARQFRDHAGRLHQMIAANADDVYFIAAGLPLKMKG is encoded by the coding sequence ATGAGCACCACCTTCATCCTCGGCGGCGCCCGCTCCGGTAAATCGCGTTTTGCCGAAAACATCGTCACGGCGACCGGCCTCGAGCGTCATTACATCGCCACCGGCCGGGCGTGGGACGATGAAATGCAGGCGCGCATCGACCAGCATAAGGCGGATCGCGGCCCATCCTGGACCACGCATGAGGAACCGCTGGAGCTTGCCGAGCGGCTTACGGCCATCGATGGCGAAGGCAGGGCGATTCTTGTCGACTGCCTCACACTCTGGCTCACCAATCTGATGATGGAGGGGCGCGATATCATCGCCCAGTCCGTTGCGCTCGCCGCCTGGTTGCCCCAAGCGAAGGCACGGCTCGTCATCGTTTCCAACGAAGTCGGCCTCGGCATCGTGCCCGAGAACCGCATGGCGCGGCAATTTCGCGACCATGCCGGCCGGCTGCACCAAATGATCGCGGCCAATGCCGACGACGTCTATTTTATCGCGGCAGGACTGCCGCTGAAAATGAAGGGTTAG